Part of the Actinomycetota bacterium genome is shown below.
CCAGGGTGAAGGAGCGGGCGTCGTTGATGAGCGCGACCGGGACGCCGAGGCGGCCGGCCAGCGGCCCGGCGACCTCGCGGCCGGCCCAGGCGGGCGGGAGGTTGGGCAGGAACACGGCCCGGCCCGACGCCTCGTCGAACAGCCCGGGGACGCCCACCCCGGCCGCCGCCACCGGCCCGTGCCCGGCCACCAGCCGCGCCCCGGCCTCGGCCAGCCGGCCGATGACCTCGCCGGGGTCGCCGGCGCCGGTCGGGAGGGTGACCGTGGCCAGCAGTTCGGGCCGGTCGCCGTCGCTGGCCTCCACGACCGCGAGCTTGCTGTTCGTCCCCCCGACGTCGATGCCGAGGTAGCGGGGGCTCACGAGCCCTGGCGCGCTCGCAGGTCGTCGATGATGGCGGCCGTGGCCGTGGCCCCGCAGCGGTCCATCCCGGCGTTGAGGCCCTCGATCAGCAGGTCGAGGGTGCGGATGCCGCCGGCCGCCTTGACCTTGACCCGCTCCGAGACGCTGGCCCGCATCAGGCGGAGGTCGTCCATGGTCGAGCCGGAGGGGGCGTAGCCGGTCGAGGTCTTCACGTAGTCGGCGCCGGCCTTCTCGGTCAGCTCGCAGCCCCGCACCTTCTCCTCGTCGGTCAGGTAGGCGTTCTCGAGGATCACCTTGACGACGGCCCCGCGGGGGCGGGCCACGGCCACCACGGCGGCGATGTCGTCGTGGACGTAGGCGTCCTCCCCCGACCGCAGCCAGCCGATGGGCAGGACCATGTCCAGCTCGGTGGCCCCGTCGTCCAGCGCCCGGGCCGCCTCGGCCGCCTTGACGGCCGTGGTGCTGCTGCCGTGGGGGAAGCCGACGACCGTGCCGACGGCCACGGCGCTTCCCGCCAGGGCGTCGCGGCAGCGGCCGACGTCGAGCGGCCGGCAGCAGACCGAGGCCACGTCGTAGGCCGCGGCCAGCTCGCAGCCGGCCAGCACCTCCCCGATGGTGAGCTCGGGGCGGAGCAGCGAGTGGTC
Proteins encoded:
- the deoC gene encoding deoxyribose-phosphate aldolase; the encoded protein is MPDRWTVETITEEKVAKTIDHSLLRPELTIGEVLAGCELAAAYDVASVCCRPLDVGRCRDALAGSAVAVGTVVGFPHGSSTTAVKAAEAARALDDGATELDMVLPIGWLRSGEDAYVHDDIAAVVAVARPRGAVVKVILENAYLTDEEKVRGCELTEKAGADYVKTSTGYAPSGSTMDDLRLMRASVSERVKVKAAGGIRTLDLLIEGLNAGMDRCGATATAAIIDDLRARQGS